The Peromyscus maniculatus bairdii isolate BWxNUB_F1_BW_parent chromosome 6, HU_Pman_BW_mat_3.1, whole genome shotgun sequence genomic interval AGATCCTCCGGAGATGGCATGGCTGTGGGTGAGGGTGGTGGCCACGAGGCGGGGGTGGAGCCAGGTGTGGACCACTGGCGCCCGGTGATCTCGGAAGTCACGTCCATAGTAGTCATGTCCACGGTAGGCTTTGAAGTGAGGGGTGTCAGTTCGGTGGTCATCCTAATCTCTGGATCCTGGCTATTGGCTAAAACTCTCCCCGTGGTGGTAGAACTTCCCCCAGTATTGTGGGTCGAAATGAGAGTCAAAGGGAAGGTGGTTTTTCTGGCATCAATCACGACTCCCTCTTCCAAGGAGCCATCCTCCTCATACTCAATGGGGTCGACCATTGACGACCGGCTAGTGCCTGTCACCGTGGACAGGAGCTCAGCGGCTGCCGGCGCGGCCAGGCGGTCAGCAACCGCCAGGGCATCGTTATCATCCTCCAGAGTTACCTTCATCTTCTGGGGTACACTGTTCTGGGAGGTGATGCTTGTGCTCCGGCGGCTGCGGGCGGGGCCCCCAAAGCGGAAGCTGATGCTCTGCAACCCAGTCGTCGGGGAGTTTGGGGTGGCGGTCGGGTTTGACGTCTGGTCTTGGGCCCCCGCCGCCCGGGGCCCCAGACTAAGCAGCAGGGCCCAGAGCAGCATGCAGGCGGCGGGGACCATGGGGCTGGGAGGCTTGGGGTCGAGAGGTAGGCCCAGGCTCctaccttctctccctcccttccgcTCTCCACGAACCTGCCAGGTCTAGAGGTCGTTTGAACCGACCAGGAGGGTGCTccaaggcgcgtgccaccacgcCCTTCCCCCTAAGCGCTCTTCCCGAGCAGGGCCAGCGGCCCCAGGGGCTGAGCTAAAAATCCTGAGGAACCCTGGCAAGCAAGAATTCTGCGCCAGAACCGAAAGGTGAATTATGATGTAAGGACTTGGGGGGGGGAAACTTGTTCGACTTCAATCTCTCATCACGGTTTATTAAAGGCCACAGGTCTGAATTTACTAACAAGGGTGAAAACAGGCTATAACAGCAGTCCTTCCCAGGATCACGGGCAGCAGACTAAGAAGGGGTTGGCTCTTCGAGATTTTGCAAGCTGGCTCCTGGGATCCAGCAGACAGGCTGGTTGTGGTTGTTGGTTATAAGCCTTcaccttccccccacctcccctcaaaAGACCGCTAAGATGACCAAGACGGGAAGGATCCCAGAGGTTTTGATTACAGAGAAGAAAACCGAGACCCACACGTTTTATAGTTAAAGCAGAATTAAAACCCAGAGCTCTGCCCTTCCGTGGCCACACCACCTCTTCCTTTCTGACAGCCAAAATGCAAGCCACCCCACGTATGGGGTTCCCACCCTCAAAACCCAGCTTGAAGGCagtgtccagaagagggtatccgcCGGGAAGCGAGGATCCagtggaatgggggtgggggcctGGTTCAGGATGAGATGGTTTACAGAACAGCTCCAGTGTGCAGAGCGATCGCCATCTTGGCCTGATTCTACGGCCCTTTGTCCAGTTCCAGTTAAGTGCCTCTTGAGCCGTGGAGATCCTGGTCCAGCCTacagagaggtggggggaaggagTTCAGGGTTCAGGATTTGGGGGTTCTTACTCCTCTGTTATGGGGAAAGAAGTAGGTGAATTGGAGGAGCTAGAAATTGGGTCCCTTCCCATCTCCTGCTCACTAACACACTCCCGACTGGATAGTTTCTCTTGGCTGCTGCCTTACCTCTTCGTAATTTGTAAGGCTGCACCGGACCTCCTGCGTCTCCCATGCTGGGATTGTTGGATGCCCCCGTCAGTGTCTCTTGcataataatatttttcattgttctttaaattttgtttacatttatttataaatgcgTGCCATGGATTTATTCTAACATGTAGGTTTGGGGGTCAAAGTTAAGCTTGTCAGTGAGTAGCTTTACCCCCTGAGTCATCTCATGGCCCCCTTCATGTTCCCGACAAATATAATAGTATCCTTCAttttttctctatgtagttttccCACTGAAACAGCCCAAAGCAGGGCCTGTGCGTCTTAGTTCTTTGTATCTCCCCAGAGACGTCGAGACACAGGATTGGCTTCAGACACCCCATTCCCAAACCAGCATCCTTAAGGGCAGGACTCACTGTCTGACAACTTCAGGGATGTGGACTTGGTCTAGGGAGATGAGTTGGGCCAGCTCCCCAAGGCTGTCCAGAAATCGGATCTTTCGTGTGAACTTGGAActgaagagagagaataaaccaATTAGGTTTTGTACTGGGAGAGTGATCCTGGAGGATGTCACAGAGGGAGATGCAGCAAGCAGAATGGTAAGGTTAGGAAGAGAGTAGGGTAAGACCCCCTTAATGTCACAATAGACAACAGAGAAAGCGACGGCCTTGGGTCTTGAACTAGTACCTGATAAAGGGCCGAACCAGTGCCAGGAACGCCTTCACATACCACGTGGCGTGGACAACCACCAGGGCTCGAAGGTTTTTCCGAAGCCTGAGGAAGAATCCAATACGATCACAGATGTTCCCTGTTCCACCTTTGTCCGTGAAGAACAGGTGGGTTGTCATCTATGCTACAGGCTCCTTGGTGTCTCTCTCCCGAAGTTCTCTGGCAGTTGTGCCTGATCCCCATGCCCTGAGCTTGTCCCGATGTATTCAGCCATCTGTACTCCATGTTTAGGGGAATGTTCCTTTACAGTACCCCCGTCTCTGCAACTCATTTCTCTGCAGCCCACATAAATCCCTTTGGCAAACGTCTCCATCTTTTCCACTGTGCAGCCCAGGGACACTAACACTCCAAGTGGAAGTCAGGGGTAGCGATGCCTGTGATTTCAGCACTCCGCTGAGACcccagcagaggcaagaggatcaggaattcaaggccaactagggctacattgagagtttgaagccaacctaagCTCCACGACCCCCTATATAAAATAaacccctggggctggagagatggctccgcggttaagagcacggactgttcacccagaggacccagtttcaattcccagcacccacatggcagctcacaactgtctgtaactccagttccagggatccaacaccttcacacagaatacacacacacacatacatacacacacacacacacacacacacacacacacacacaaaactccggtgcacattaaataataaatctttaaaaaaaaataaaccccttccCTAAACAAGAAACAACAAAGCTCTTCAGTAGGAGGGAAAAGATCAGCAAGGAGGAAAAAGTGGAAAAGAtgcaagaaggaagaaaattcaggAAGGGTGAGATGGCCAAGCCAGGCACGGTGATAGCACCTGTGATGTAAGCACTGGGGAGGTCGAGAGGCAGGAAGGCCAGGAGTTCACGATTACATTTGGTTACACAGATAGTTCAGGACCAGCTTGGAttaaataagaccctgtctccaattgaaaaataaataaatgggccgggcggtggtggcgcacgcctttaatccctaagaagtcagaggcaggcggatctctgtgagtttggggccaagcctggtctacaaagtgagtttcaggacaaccgagactgttacacagagaaagcctgtcttgaaaaaccaaaaacaa includes:
- the C6H1orf56 gene encoding protein MENT, producing MVPAACMLLWALLLSLGPRAAGAQDQTSNPTATPNSPTTGLQSISFRFGGPARSRRSTSITSQNSVPQKMKVTLEDDNDALAVADRLAAPAAAELLSTVTGTSRSSMVDPIEYEEDGSLEEGVVIDARKTTFPLTLISTHNTGGSSTTTGRVLANSQDPEIRMTTELTPLTSKPTVDMTTMDVTSEITGRQWSTPGSTPASWPPPSPTAMPSPEDLRVMLLPWGPWHCHCKSGTMSRSRAGKLHGLSGRLRVGALSELRTEHRPCTYQQCPCNKLREECPLDSSLCPDSGCISHTTLLSTSPPVPVHLRRRPILPLTSPSPSPALAFWKRVKIGLEDIWNSLSSVFTEMQPIERNQR